TCGATCTCGAGGCCCGCGAGCTCCAGGCGCTCGCCGCCGGCGACTGTCTCGTCGGCCTCGTAGCTCTCGTACGGGCCGAACCCCGGCCAGGGAACGTAGGACATGATGTCCGCCAGCACCGGCACCTCGATCTCCGGGCAGTAGACGGGTGCCCCGGTCGCGCTCGCCACGGGTGCGACGGCCCCGACGTGATCGAAATGACAGTGGGTGATCAGGATCGCCTCGATCGCGATCCCCAGCTCCTCGACCGCCGCCAGGATCCGGTCGGCCTCCTCACCCGGGTCCACGATCAGCCCGATGTCGGCGTCATCCCGCCGCGCGATGTAGCAATTCTCGGCGACCGGTCCGACGGTGAATGAGCGCACGTCCACTGGTCTTGAGGGTAGCTGGATCGCGGCCCGCGCTAGGTATCGCGCTCGCGCTCGCGTCGCTTCGCGGCCTGACGGCGGTTGAAGAAGAAGCGATCGAAGTAGTAGCCCATCGGGATGTAGATCAGGAGCATGAAGGAGGCGAGCGCGAAAGACGCGAGAAACGGGCGGCCGAAGAGGGTCACGAGCAGCGCGAAGAAGATCCCGGCGCCGAGCAGGCCCCTGCTCGCCGAGCTGGACCAGGTCGGCTGCCGGTCTCGCTTGTCACCCATCCGCTGCTTGGCGCGGGAGCGTGCCTCCTGACGGCTGCGCGGCCGACCGCCGCGGCCGCGGCGGTCGATGCTCCCTGACTGGGTGCCGCGATGCTTCCTGCGTCTGCGCGTCTGGGCCACGGCGGGAAGATACCCTCCGCGCTGAACGACAGCCCTAGGGGGAGAAGCCGAGGTGACAGATGGGGACTGATACGGCGACCGGGGAGGGCCTGGAGCGCGAGCTCGAGGCGCTGCTTGAGGTGGAGAGGTTTCCGCCTCCCGAGGAGTTTCGCCGCCAGGCGCTGGTCAGCGATTGGTCCCTGCACGATGAGGCCGAGCGCGACCTGGAGGGCTTTTGGGCGAGGCAGGCCGAAGAGCTCCTCGACTGGTATGAGAAGCCCCGGCAGACGCTGAACGAGTCGGACGCCCCGTTCTACAGGTGGTTCGAGGACGGCAAGCTGAACGTCTCGTACAACTGTCTGGATCGCCACGTGGATGCCGGCCGGGGCGACAAGGTGGCGTTCTACTGGCGGGGCGAGGAGGGAGAGGAGCGCGAGGTCACTTACGCCGACTTGCACCGC
Above is a window of Solirubrobacterales bacterium DNA encoding:
- a CDS encoding MBL fold metallo-hydrolase translates to MDVRSFTVGPVAENCYIARRDDADIGLIVDPGEEADRILAAVEELGIAIEAILITHCHFDHVGAVAPVASATGAPVYCPEIEVPVLADIMSYVPWPGFGPYESYEADETVAGGERLELAGLEIDVIFTPGHSPGHVTYAIPDHSALFSGDVLFRGSVGRTDLPGGDWDTLLESIRGLVEGFPEETTVYPGHMGITTLSAEKSTNPFLAELAR